From one Enterococcus sp. DIV2402 genomic stretch:
- the pnp gene encoding polyribonucleotide nucleotidyltransferase, with amino-acid sequence MTKQVFKTTWGGRPLEVEVGQLAKQANGAVLVRYGDTVVLSAAVASKEAKDTDFFPLTINYEEKMYAVGKIPGGFIKREGRPSTDATLTARLIDRPIRPMFAEGFRNEVQVTNIVMSVEQDCSPSMAAMLGSSLALSISDIPFDGPIAGVDVGRVNGEYVLNPTVEQAEATDIELTVAGTKDAINMVESGAKEVSETDMLGALLFGHDAIKEIVAFQEEIVAAVGKEKMEVTLLQVAEDLKKEIFDAYYQTMKTAVLTEEKLAREDEIDKVKDTVKEVYAEKAAELEADAAAQLTKEVKQIAEDLEKDVVRELITIDKIRPDGRKLDEIRPLASEVSLLPRVHGSGLFTRGQTQALSACTLAPLGEHQIIDGLGVEESKRFIHHYNFPQFSVGSTGRAGSPGRREIGHGALGERALAQVIPNEETFPYTIRLVAEVLESNGSSSQASICAGTLALMDAGVPIKAPVAGIAMGLVSDGENYTILTDIQGLEDHLGDMDFKVAGTKDGITALQMDIKIQGITEQILREALAQAKKARMEILEELTSTIAEPREELSQYAPKIEMIKIDPAKIKDVIGKGGDTINGIIDETGVKIDIDQDGNVSIASADADMIKKAIKIIEDLTKEIKVGEVYLGKVVRIEKFGCFVNLIKGKDGLVHISQLANERVNKVEDVVKLGDEILVKVTEIDKQGRVNLSRKALLADETKEEK; translated from the coding sequence ATGACAAAGCAAGTATTTAAAACAACTTGGGGCGGACGCCCATTAGAAGTAGAAGTCGGACAACTTGCAAAACAAGCCAATGGGGCTGTTTTAGTCCGTTATGGAGACACTGTTGTCTTGAGTGCAGCTGTTGCCTCAAAAGAAGCAAAAGATACAGACTTCTTCCCGTTAACAATTAACTATGAAGAAAAAATGTATGCAGTAGGGAAAATCCCTGGAGGTTTTATCAAACGTGAAGGTCGTCCAAGTACTGATGCGACATTAACTGCACGTTTAATCGATCGTCCTATTCGTCCAATGTTTGCGGAAGGTTTCCGTAACGAAGTACAAGTAACGAATATTGTTATGAGTGTTGAACAAGATTGCTCACCTTCTATGGCAGCAATGTTGGGTTCTTCCTTAGCATTATCAATTTCAGATATTCCATTTGATGGTCCGATTGCCGGTGTGGATGTGGGTCGTGTAAATGGCGAATATGTCTTAAATCCAACTGTTGAACAAGCAGAAGCAACAGATATCGAATTAACCGTAGCAGGAACAAAAGATGCGATTAACATGGTAGAATCTGGTGCCAAAGAAGTATCAGAAACAGATATGTTAGGGGCATTATTATTTGGACATGACGCAATTAAAGAAATCGTTGCTTTCCAAGAAGAGATTGTTGCAGCTGTGGGTAAAGAGAAAATGGAAGTTACTTTGTTACAAGTTGCTGAAGACTTGAAAAAAGAAATTTTCGATGCGTATTATCAAACAATGAAAACAGCCGTTTTAACAGAAGAAAAATTAGCTCGTGAAGACGAAATTGACAAAGTAAAAGATACTGTCAAAGAAGTTTATGCAGAAAAAGCAGCTGAATTAGAAGCAGATGCTGCTGCGCAATTAACAAAAGAAGTAAAACAAATTGCTGAAGATCTTGAAAAAGATGTTGTTCGTGAATTGATTACAATTGATAAAATTCGTCCTGATGGGCGTAAATTAGATGAAATTCGTCCATTGGCATCAGAAGTAAGTTTATTACCTCGTGTGCATGGTTCTGGTTTATTCACTCGTGGACAAACACAAGCATTATCTGCTTGTACTTTAGCACCATTAGGCGAACATCAAATTATTGATGGTTTAGGTGTGGAAGAATCAAAACGATTCATCCATCATTATAATTTCCCTCAATTCTCTGTAGGTTCAACTGGACGTGCTGGTTCTCCAGGTCGTCGTGAAATTGGACACGGTGCATTAGGTGAACGTGCATTAGCTCAAGTAATTCCAAACGAAGAAACATTCCCTTACACAATCCGTTTAGTTGCGGAAGTTTTAGAATCAAATGGTTCTTCTTCTCAAGCAAGTATTTGTGCAGGCACCTTAGCTTTAATGGATGCCGGTGTACCAATTAAAGCCCCAGTTGCAGGGATTGCAATGGGCTTAGTTTCTGACGGTGAAAATTATACAATTTTAACAGATATTCAAGGTTTAGAAGACCATTTAGGCGATATGGACTTTAAAGTTGCTGGAACAAAAGATGGGATTACTGCGTTACAAATGGATATTAAAATCCAAGGTATCACAGAACAAATCTTACGTGAAGCACTAGCGCAAGCGAAAAAAGCACGTATGGAAATTCTTGAAGAATTAACTTCAACAATTGCAGAACCACGTGAAGAATTAAGCCAATATGCACCGAAGATTGAAATGATTAAGATTGACCCAGCGAAAATCAAAGACGTTATCGGTAAAGGTGGCGACACGATCAACGGAATTATCGATGAAACAGGCGTTAAAATCGATATTGATCAAGATGGAAATGTGTCAATCGCTTCTGCGGATGCCGATATGATTAAAAAAGCGATTAAGATTATTGAAGACCTAACAAAAGAAATCAAAGTTGGCGAAGTTTACTTAGGTAAAGTTGTCCGCATTGAAAAATTCGGTTGTTTCGTAAACTTAATTAAAGGAAAAGATGGTTTAGTCCATATTTCTCAATTAGCAAATGAACGTGTCAATAAAGTAGAAGACGTTGTGAAATTAGGCGACGAAATCTTAGTGAAAGTCACAGAAATCGACAAACAAGGTCGTGTGAACCTTTCAAGAAAAGCTTTATTAGCAGACGAAACAAAAGAAGAGAAATAA